In one window of Helianthus annuus cultivar XRQ/B chromosome 17, HanXRQr2.0-SUNRISE, whole genome shotgun sequence DNA:
- the LOC118488972 gene encoding TATA-binding protein-associated factor 2N-like yields MAEEQLDYGDEEFGGSQKTRYHGDGAIPALADDEIGGEDDEYDDLYNDVNVGENFLQMQRAESLPSVNVGNGKFHDQKPNFPEAQPEARPDSMVPQDKNIPGVAAETGYPTTGLNKEGLTVDLSQKRMVPEASNDVGFHVTQKPSEPIPIGNEQAPMINSNPGNGPGGVPPMPGQQVGANQVRTPAENGATTLFVGELHWWTTDAELENVLSHYGRVKEIKFFDERASGKSKGYCQVDFYDSVSAAACKDGMNGYVFNGRPCVVAFASPQTIRQMGASYGNKNQGPVQSQADAPGRRPVNDVAGRGGGNNFSGGDAGRNYGRGNWGRGGGGGQGVMNRGGGNMRGRGGMGPKNVNTPGFGTGGGYGGPAFGGPPGGFMPPQGMMGGGGFDPTYMGRGAYGGFPGTGFPGMMPQFPGVNAMGLPGVAPHVNPAFFNRGMGGGGGGGMGMMGGGGGGMEGPQAGMWGDTGMGWGGEDHGQSQGQGQRTRESSYGGEDGGSEHGYGGGGGGEGSHEKVTTTRSNREKDREWSENSEKRHRGERDRDPKEHRDRYDKDYKYKEEKDSYRDRDHHRQKDRNAGYDDDWDRGAQGSTRSRSRSRAMPEDDRHHRRSRSRSRDADYGKRRRMRSD; encoded by the coding sequence ATGGCTGAAGAACAGTTAGATTATGGAGATGAGGAATTTGGTGGGTCCCAAAAGACACGATATCATGGTGATGGAGCAATTCCTGCACTTGCAGATGATGAAATTGgtggtgaagatgatgaatatgATGATTTGTACAATGACGTTAATGTTGGTGAAAATTTCCTACAAATGCAACGGGCTGAGTCACTACCATCCGTTAACGTTGGTAACGGAAAGTTCCATGATCAAAAACCGAATTTCCCGGAAGCCCAGCCCGAAGCCCGACCCGATTCTATGGTGCCACAAGACAAAAACATACCCGGTGTTGCAGCTGAAACTGGTTATCCAACTACTGGCTTGAATAAAGAAGGGTTGACTGTTGACCTTTCGCAAAAAAGAATGGTTCCTGAAGCGAGTAACGATGTGGGGTTTCACGTAACCCAAAAACCAAGTGAGCCCATACCCATCGGAAACGAGCAAGCGCCTATGATAAATTCTAATCCAGGTAACGGTCCAGGTGGCGTTCCTCCAATGCCAGGTCAGCAGGTGGGTGCAAATCAAGTTCGAACACCGGCGGAAAATGGTGCCACGACTCTTTTTGTCGGAGAGTTACACTGGTGGACGACAGATGCCGAGCTAGAAAACGTTTTATCTCATTATGGAAGGGTGAAAGAAATAAAGTTTTTTGATGAACGGGCTAGTGGAAAGTCAAAGGGTTATTGTCAAGTTGACTTTTATGATTCGGTTTCTGCTGCTGCTTGTAAAGACGGGATGAATGGTTACGTTTTCAATGGTCGGCCTTGTGTGGTGGCTTTTGCTTCCCCACAAACTATAAGGCAAATGGGTGCTTCTTACGGTAATAAAAATCAAGGACCGGTTCAGTCTCAGGCAGACGCACCGGGGCGGAGACCGGTGAATGATGTGGCGGGAAGAGGCGGTGGGAATAATTTTTCCGGCGGAGATGCAGGGCGGAATTACGGGCGGGGTAATTGGGGCCGAGGTGGAGGAGGAGGACAAGGGGTTATGAATCGTGGCGGCGGGAATATGAGAGGAAGAGGCGGGATGGGGCCGAAGAATGTGAACACCCCCGGGTTTGGAACCGGCGGCGGTTATGGCGGCCCGGCTTTCGGTGGTCCCCCGGGTGGGTTCATGCCGCCTCAGGGGATGATGGGTGGCGGTGGGTTTGATCCGACATATATGGGTCGCGGGGCGTACGGTGGTTTTCCGGGAACCGGTTTTCCCGGTATGATGCCGCAGTTTCCCGGGGTTAATGCCATGGGTTTACCTGGGGTGGCGCCACATGTGAACCCGGCTTTTTTTAACCGAGGGAtgggcggcggtggtggtggggggATGGGGATGATGGGGGGCGGTGGCGGCGGCATGGAGGGACCACAAGCAGGAATGTGGGGTGACACTGGTATGGGATGGGGTGGGGAAGACCACGGTCAAAGTCAAGGTCAAGGTCAAAGAACTCGAGAGTCAAGTTACGGTGGTGAAGACGGTGGTTCAGAACATgggtatggtggtggtggtggtggtgagggtAGCCATGAAAAAGTGACCACCACCCGCTCAAACCGAGAAAAAGATCGTGAATGGTCGGAAAATTCCGAAAAAAGGCACCGTGGTGAGCGGGACCGGGACCCGAAGGAACACCGTGATAGGTATGATAAAGATTACAAATACAAAGAAGAAAAGGACAGTTACCGGGACCGAGACCATCACCGTCAAAAGGACCGCAACGCTGGTTACGATGATGATTGGGACCGTGGTGCTCAGGGTTCGACACGGTCCAGGAGCCGGTCCCGAGCTATGCCAGAAGACGACCGTCACCATCGCCGATCCCGGTCCAGGTCCCGAGATGCGGATTACGGTAAACGGAGGCGCATGCGGTCAGATTAA